The proteins below come from a single Pseudomonas sp. MYb118 genomic window:
- a CDS encoding 3-oxoacyl-ACP reductase family protein — protein MTTQNLSGKVALIQGGSRGIGAAIVKRLAAEGASVAFTYVSSTAKAEELQNSITSNGGKALAIKADSGDAEAIRHAVAATVQAFGRLDILVNNAGVLAVAPLDDFKLEDFDQTLAINVRSVFVATQAAAKHMTEGGRIINIGSTNADRMPFAGGGPYAMSKAALVGLTKGLSRDLGPRGITINNVQPGPVDTDMNPASGDFAESLIPLMAVGRYGHAEEIASFVAYLAGPEAGYITGASLTIDGGFGA, from the coding sequence ATGACTACTCAGAACCTCAGCGGTAAAGTGGCCTTGATCCAGGGCGGGTCCCGTGGCATCGGTGCCGCCATCGTCAAGCGCCTGGCTGCTGAAGGCGCGTCCGTTGCCTTCACCTACGTCAGCTCCACGGCCAAAGCCGAAGAACTGCAGAACAGCATCACCAGCAACGGCGGCAAAGCACTGGCCATCAAGGCCGACAGTGGCGACGCCGAAGCCATTCGCCACGCGGTCGCTGCCACCGTCCAGGCCTTCGGTCGTCTCGATATCCTGGTCAACAATGCGGGCGTGCTGGCCGTCGCCCCGCTGGATGATTTCAAGCTGGAAGACTTCGACCAGACGCTGGCGATCAACGTCCGCAGCGTGTTCGTCGCCACCCAGGCTGCCGCGAAACACATGACCGAAGGCGGTCGCATCATCAACATCGGCAGCACCAACGCCGATCGCATGCCCTTCGCCGGTGGTGGCCCGTACGCCATGAGCAAGGCGGCGCTGGTCGGCCTGACCAAAGGCCTGTCCCGCGACCTCGGCCCACGCGGCATCACCATCAACAACGTACAACCGGGCCCGGTCGACACCGACATGAACCCGGCCAGTGGCGACTTCGCCGAAAGCCTGATCCCGCTGATGGCCGTGGGCCGTTACGGACATGCCGAGGAAATCGCCAGCTTCGTCGCCTACCTGGCCGGCCCCGAGGCGGGCTACATCACCGGCGCAAGCCTGACCATCGACGGTGGTTTTGGCGCGTAA
- a CDS encoding phosphoadenylyl-sulfate reductase codes for MSPTFDVVELATTYANKSAQDILKLAFAEFGDELWISFSGAEDVVLVDMAWKLNKNVKVFSLDTGRLHPETYRFIDQVREHYKIDIELVSPDYTKLEPFVKEKGLFSFYKDGHGECCGIRKIEPLRRKLSGVKAWATGQRRDQSPGTRSAVAVMEIDTAFSTPERTLYKFNPLAQMTSEEIWGYIRMLELPYNSLHERGFISIGCEPCTRPVLPNQHEREGRWWWEESTQKECGLHAGNIISKTKA; via the coding sequence ATGAGCCCAACGTTCGACGTCGTGGAACTCGCCACGACCTATGCCAACAAATCCGCCCAGGACATCCTGAAACTCGCGTTTGCCGAGTTCGGCGATGAGCTGTGGATATCTTTCAGCGGCGCCGAAGACGTGGTGCTGGTGGACATGGCCTGGAAGCTGAACAAAAACGTCAAGGTGTTCAGCCTCGACACCGGCCGCCTGCACCCCGAGACCTACCGCTTCATCGACCAGGTACGCGAGCACTACAAGATCGACATCGAACTGGTATCGCCGGACTACACGAAACTTGAACCCTTCGTGAAGGAAAAAGGCCTGTTCAGCTTCTACAAGGATGGCCATGGCGAATGCTGCGGCATCCGCAAGATCGAGCCGCTGCGGCGCAAGCTGTCCGGCGTCAAGGCCTGGGCCACCGGTCAACGCCGCGACCAGAGCCCTGGGACCCGTAGCGCTGTTGCGGTCATGGAAATCGACACTGCGTTCTCCACCCCGGAGCGCACCCTGTACAAGTTCAACCCGCTGGCGCAAATGACCAGCGAAGAGATCTGGGGCTACATCCGCATGCTCGAACTGCCTTACAACAGCCTGCATGAGCGCGGCTTCATCAGCATCGGCTGCGAACCCTGCACCCGCCCGGTACTGCCGAACCAGCACGAACGCGAAGGCCGCTGGTGGTGGGAAGAATCCACGCAGAAAGAATGCGGGCTGCACGCCGGGAACATCATCAGCAAGACTAAGGCGTAA
- the thrH gene encoding bifunctional phosphoserine phosphatase/homoserine phosphotransferase ThrH — MEIACLDLEGVLVPEIWIAFAKKTGIESLRATTRDIPDYDVLMKQRLRILDEHGLKLADIQEVIATLKPLDGAIEFVNWLRERFQVVILSDTFYEFSQPLMRQLGFPTLLCHRLITDETGRVTSYQLRQKDPKRQSVLAFKSLYYRVIAAGDSYNDTTMLGEADAGILFHAPENVIREFPQFPAVHSFEDLKQEFIKASNRTLSL, encoded by the coding sequence GTGGAAATTGCCTGTCTGGATCTTGAAGGTGTACTGGTCCCGGAAATCTGGATCGCCTTCGCCAAAAAAACCGGGATCGAATCCCTCAGGGCCACCACCCGGGACATTCCCGACTATGACGTGTTGATGAAGCAGCGCCTGCGCATTCTCGACGAGCATGGCCTGAAACTGGCTGACATCCAGGAAGTGATCGCCACGCTCAAGCCGCTGGATGGCGCCATCGAGTTCGTCAACTGGCTGCGCGAACGCTTCCAGGTGGTGATCCTGTCGGACACCTTCTATGAGTTCTCGCAACCGTTGATGCGCCAGCTGGGCTTCCCGACGTTGCTGTGCCACCGCCTGATCACCGACGAAACCGGACGAGTGACCAGCTATCAGTTGCGTCAGAAAGATCCCAAGCGTCAGTCGGTATTGGCCTTCAAGAGCCTCTACTACCGGGTGATCGCCGCCGGGGATTCCTACAACGACACCACGATGCTGGGCGAGGCGGATGCCGGGATTCTGTTCCATGCGCCGGAGAACGTGATTCGCGAGTTCCCGCAATTCCCGGCGGTGCACAGCTTCGAAGACCTCAAGCAGGAATTCATCAAGGCGTCCAACCGCACCCTGTCCCTGTAA
- the pabB gene encoding aminodeoxychorismate synthase component I has protein sequence MLTCAVHPLPYRANPADYFAAIRHAPGAVLLDSGRPSAERGRFDLFSAWPLEQLTVAPDESGSDFLHRLRLNLQRLGEASVPFDLPFAGGLIGYLSYDFGRHLEHLPSLAQDDLQLPDAHLGLYDWALISDHQRQTSQLVFHPTLVDSERQRLITLFSQPSAAPIEAFKLKAPMQPDLSADDYRQALERIQQYIQAGDCYQVNFAQRFRAECAGDPWAAYAALRAACPTPFSGFQSLPDGGTVLSLSPERFIKVSQRHVETRPIKGTRPRGLNADDDAANAAELLASPKDRAENLMIVDLLRNDLGRTCRVGSVRVPELFSLESYPNVHHLVSSVTGELADDRDALDLIAGSFPGGSITGAPKIRAMQIIDELEPTRRGLYCGSLLYLDVRGEMDSSIAIRSLLVKDEQVCCWGGGGIVADSQWQAEYQESITKVKVLLETLQGL, from the coding sequence ATGCTGACCTGTGCCGTACACCCGCTGCCCTATCGCGCCAACCCTGCCGATTACTTCGCGGCGATTCGCCATGCTCCCGGTGCCGTGCTGCTCGACAGCGGCCGCCCGAGTGCCGAGCGCGGACGCTTCGACCTGTTCAGCGCCTGGCCACTGGAGCAACTGACGGTTGCGCCTGACGAAAGCGGCAGCGATTTCCTGCACCGCCTGCGCCTCAATCTGCAACGACTGGGCGAAGCCAGCGTCCCGTTCGACCTGCCCTTCGCGGGCGGCCTGATCGGTTACCTGAGTTACGACTTCGGTCGGCATCTGGAGCATCTGCCCAGCCTGGCGCAGGACGACCTGCAACTGCCGGATGCGCACCTGGGCCTGTACGACTGGGCACTGATCAGCGATCACCAGCGCCAGACCAGTCAACTGGTGTTTCACCCCACGCTGGTCGACAGCGAACGCCAGCGCCTGATCACGCTGTTCAGCCAGCCATCGGCCGCGCCGATCGAGGCCTTCAAGCTCAAGGCGCCCATGCAGCCCGACCTCAGCGCCGACGACTATCGCCAGGCCCTGGAACGCATCCAGCAGTACATCCAGGCGGGTGACTGTTATCAGGTCAACTTCGCCCAGCGCTTTCGCGCCGAATGCGCCGGTGATCCGTGGGCAGCCTACGCTGCGCTGCGGGCGGCCTGCCCTACCCCGTTTTCCGGTTTCCAGAGCCTGCCGGATGGCGGCACGGTGCTGAGCCTGTCGCCGGAACGGTTCATCAAGGTCAGCCAGCGCCACGTCGAAACGCGCCCGATCAAGGGCACCCGCCCTCGCGGCCTGAACGCCGACGACGATGCGGCGAATGCCGCCGAACTGCTGGCCAGCCCCAAGGACCGTGCGGAAAACCTGATGATCGTCGACCTGCTGCGCAACGACCTCGGGCGCACCTGCCGCGTCGGCTCGGTTCGGGTGCCGGAGCTGTTCAGCCTGGAAAGCTATCCCAACGTGCATCACCTGGTGAGCAGCGTGACCGGAGAATTGGCGGATGACCGAGATGCCCTCGACCTGATCGCCGGCAGCTTCCCGGGTGGCTCGATCACCGGGGCGCCGAAGATTCGCGCCATGCAGATCATCGACGAACTGGAGCCCACCCGGCGCGGCCTGTATTGCGGTTCACTGCTGTACCTGGACGTGCGCGGCGAGATGGACAGCTCCATCGCCATTCGCAGCCTGCTGGTCAAGGATGAGCAGGTGTGTTGCTGGGGTGGTGGCGGGATCGTCGCCGACTCGCAGTGGCAGGCGGAGTATCAGGAGTCGATTACCAAGGTGAAGGTTTTGCTGGAAACGTTGCAGGGTCTTTGA
- a CDS encoding alpha-L-glutamate ligase-like protein yields MFGFWKTWKALEARGIMGINRRNADYVLKYNKRSLYPIVDDKILTKERAIAAGIHVPELYGIISTEKEIDNLDSIIGGRNDFVIKPAQGAGGDGIIVIADRFEGRYRTVSGKIISHEEIEHHVSSILTGLYSLGGHRDRALIEYRVTPDQIFKSISYEGVPDIRIIVLMGYPVMAMLRLPTRQSGGKANLHQGAIGVGVDLATGLTLRGTWLNNIITKHPDTTNAVDGVQLPYWDGFMKLAAGCYELCGLGYIGVDMVLDQEKGPLILELNARPGLNIQIANDCGLTLRTHAVEARLEELKARGVTETVEERMAFVQEMFGHIPPVEG; encoded by the coding sequence ATGTTCGGATTCTGGAAGACCTGGAAAGCCCTGGAAGCCCGGGGCATCATGGGGATCAATCGGCGCAACGCGGACTACGTGCTCAAGTACAACAAGCGCAGCCTGTACCCGATCGTCGACGACAAGATCCTCACCAAGGAGCGCGCGATTGCCGCCGGCATCCATGTGCCGGAGCTGTACGGCATCATTTCCACCGAAAAGGAAATCGATAACCTCGACAGCATCATCGGCGGGCGCAACGACTTCGTGATCAAGCCTGCCCAGGGCGCGGGCGGTGACGGCATCATCGTCATCGCCGACCGCTTCGAGGGCCGCTATCGCACGGTGTCCGGCAAGATCATCAGCCACGAGGAAATCGAGCACCACGTCTCCAGCATCCTCACCGGTCTCTACTCACTGGGTGGACACCGCGACCGGGCGCTGATCGAGTACCGGGTGACCCCCGACCAGATCTTCAAGAGCATCAGCTACGAAGGCGTGCCGGACATCCGCATCATCGTGCTGATGGGCTATCCGGTAATGGCGATGCTGCGCCTGCCAACGCGTCAGTCCGGCGGCAAGGCCAACCTGCACCAGGGCGCCATCGGCGTCGGTGTCGATCTCGCCACCGGCCTGACCCTGCGCGGCACCTGGCTGAACAACATCATCACCAAACACCCGGACACCACCAACGCGGTGGATGGCGTGCAGCTGCCCTACTGGGACGGCTTCATGAAGCTCGCCGCCGGCTGCTACGAGCTGTGCGGGCTGGGTTACATCGGTGTCGACATGGTGCTGGACCAGGAAAAAGGCCCGCTGATCCTGGAACTCAACGCCCGCCCCGGCTTGAACATCCAGATCGCCAACGACTGCGGCCTGACCCTGCGCACCCATGCCGTCGAAGCGCGCCTGGAAGAACTGAAGGCCCGCGGCGTCACGGAAACCGTCGAAGAGCGCATGGCGTTCGTCCAGGAAATGTTCGGCCATATTCCGCCGGTCGAAGGTTAA
- a CDS encoding inactive transglutaminase family protein encodes MRALTLHLKMLIAILVVLGISVTAYQIFVLGIPVTEDATDDLWNIDAKVEFVANAKDPVKIQMFVPPLSRDYVSLNESFISNNYGVAVNRVDGNRKVTWSARRAKGNQTLYYRLVLTKRYSAEKTKIKGPTFRDSIVVEGPEKIAAEALLAPIRQHSADVETFIGEAIKRVNNVNDDNVKLLLAGDPSSGHKAKIVELVLSIAHVPVEKVHTIRLVADQPQTPELWLRSFNGTDWLYFNPETGEQGLPTDRLLWWTGDENLITVDGGKKANVTFSLNNSEMNAIRLAKLTDENTDANFLEYSLYGLPLQTQQTFMIMVMIPIGVLVILILRNLIGLQTLGTFTPVLIALAFRETQLGFGIVLFTVITALGLSLRSYLEHLKLQMLPRLSVVLTFVVVLIAAISLFSHKLGLERGLSVALFPMVILTMTIERLSITWEERGSGHAMKVAIGTLFAASLAHLIMSVPELVYFVFTFPAILLILVGFMLAMGRYRGYRLTELVRFKAFLKKADA; translated from the coding sequence ATGCGCGCTCTTACCCTTCATCTGAAAATGCTGATCGCCATCCTGGTGGTGCTGGGCATTTCAGTTACGGCCTACCAGATCTTCGTGCTCGGCATTCCGGTGACCGAGGACGCCACCGACGACTTGTGGAACATCGACGCCAAGGTCGAGTTCGTCGCCAACGCCAAGGACCCGGTCAAGATCCAGATGTTCGTGCCGCCCCTGAGCCGCGACTACGTCAGCCTCAATGAAAGCTTCATCTCCAACAATTACGGCGTGGCGGTGAACCGCGTCGACGGCAACCGCAAGGTGACCTGGTCGGCGCGTCGGGCCAAGGGCAACCAGACCCTGTATTACCGCCTGGTGCTGACCAAGCGCTACAGCGCGGAAAAAACCAAGATCAAAGGCCCGACCTTCCGCGACAGCATCGTGGTAGAAGGCCCTGAAAAGATTGCTGCCGAGGCGCTGCTCGCGCCGATCCGCCAACACTCAGCTGACGTCGAGACGTTCATTGGCGAGGCGATCAAGCGTGTCAACAATGTCAATGACGACAACGTCAAACTGCTGCTGGCGGGCGACCCGTCCAGTGGGCACAAGGCCAAGATCGTCGAACTGGTGCTGTCCATCGCCCACGTGCCGGTGGAAAAGGTCCACACCATCCGCCTGGTGGCCGACCAGCCGCAGACACCTGAACTGTGGCTGCGCAGCTTCAACGGCACCGACTGGCTGTATTTCAACCCGGAAACCGGCGAACAGGGCCTGCCCACCGATCGCCTGCTGTGGTGGACCGGTGACGAAAACCTGATCACCGTCGATGGCGGCAAGAAAGCCAACGTGACGTTCAGCCTGAACAACAGCGAAATGAACGCCATTCGCCTGGCCAAGCTGACCGACGAGAACACCGACGCCAACTTCCTCGAATACTCTCTGTACGGCCTGCCACTGCAAACCCAGCAGACCTTCATGATCATGGTGATGATCCCGATCGGCGTGCTGGTGATCCTGATCCTGCGCAACCTGATCGGCCTGCAGACCCTCGGCACCTTTACCCCAGTGCTGATCGCCCTGGCTTTCCGCGAAACGCAGTTGGGCTTCGGTATCGTGCTGTTCACCGTGATTACCGCACTGGGGCTGTCGCTGCGCTCCTACCTTGAGCACCTCAAGCTGCAAATGCTGCCGAGACTGTCGGTGGTGCTGACCTTCGTCGTGGTGTTGATCGCGGCAATCAGCCTGTTCAGTCACAAACTCGGCCTGGAGCGCGGTTTGTCCGTGGCACTGTTCCCGATGGTGATCCTGACCATGACCATCGAACGCCTGTCGATCACCTGGGAAGAGCGGGGTTCGGGGCATGCCATGAAAGTGGCGATCGGCACCCTGTTCGCCGCTTCCCTGGCACACCTGATCATGAGCGTGCCGGAGCTGGTGTACTTCGTCTTCACCTTCCCGGCGATCCTGCTGATCCTGGTGGGCTTCATGTTGGCCATGGGTCGTTATCGCGGCTACCGCCTGACCGAACTGGTGCGTTTCAAGGCGTTCCTGAAGAAGGCTGACGCCTGA
- a CDS encoding ATP-dependent zinc protease, whose translation MRLKPFPTFLYLLCLPGVAAAGEKTVYGLNEYASLDGINLKVAAKLDTGAKTASLSARDIKRFKRNGESWVRFYLAIDAAHSHPIERPLARVSKIKRRAGDYDPEEGKKYTARPVIELDICMGSALRSIEVNLTDRSAFQYPLLIGSEALKRFDALVDPSLKYAAGKPACATDVHTAE comes from the coding sequence ATGAGACTCAAGCCCTTCCCCACCTTCCTTTATCTGCTCTGCCTGCCCGGTGTCGCCGCGGCGGGGGAAAAGACCGTTTACGGCCTCAACGAGTACGCCTCGCTGGACGGCATCAACCTGAAGGTTGCGGCCAAACTGGACACCGGAGCGAAAACCGCCTCCCTCAGTGCCCGCGACATCAAACGTTTCAAACGCAATGGCGAGTCCTGGGTGCGCTTTTATCTGGCCATCGACGCCGCGCACTCGCACCCGATCGAACGGCCCCTGGCCCGCGTCAGCAAGATCAAACGGCGCGCCGGCGACTATGATCCTGAGGAGGGCAAGAAATACACCGCCCGCCCTGTGATCGAGCTGGATATCTGCATGGGCTCGGCTTTACGCAGCATCGAAGTGAACTTGACTGACCGAAGTGCGTTCCAATACCCGCTTCTGATTGGCTCCGAAGCGCTGAAACGCTTCGATGCACTGGTCGACCCCAGTCTTAAATACGCCGCTGGCAAACCCGCCTGCGCCACCGACGTACATACCGCAGAGTAA
- a CDS encoding GntR family transcriptional regulator gives MLDQLDPPAIAQDDSETLSENVFRRIQAAIVKGEIAPGSKISEPELARTYGISRGPLREAIHRLEGQRLLVRVPHVGARVVSLSHAELVELYEIRESLEGMACRLAAERMTHEEIDELRQVLETHERDAAFQAGVGYYQQEGDFDFHYRIIQGSGNRTLTQMLCGELYQLVRMYRIQFSTTPNRPHQAFAEHHRILDAIADRDGELAELLMRRHIGASKRNIARHYQDGANPTAKRGES, from the coding sequence ATGTTGGATCAACTCGATCCCCCTGCCATTGCCCAGGACGATTCGGAAACATTGTCCGAGAACGTCTTCCGGCGTATTCAGGCCGCCATCGTCAAGGGCGAAATTGCCCCCGGCAGCAAAATCTCCGAGCCGGAGCTGGCGCGCACCTATGGCATCAGCCGTGGCCCGCTGCGCGAAGCCATCCACCGCCTGGAAGGTCAGCGCCTGCTGGTGCGAGTGCCGCATGTCGGGGCGCGGGTGGTGTCGCTGAGTCACGCCGAGCTGGTGGAACTCTATGAAATCCGCGAATCCCTGGAAGGCATGGCCTGCCGCCTGGCAGCCGAACGCATGACCCACGAAGAAATCGACGAACTGCGCCAGGTCCTCGAAACCCACGAGCGCGATGCCGCGTTCCAGGCCGGTGTCGGTTACTACCAGCAGGAAGGCGATTTCGACTTCCACTACCGGATCATCCAGGGCAGCGGTAACCGCACCCTCACGCAAATGCTCTGCGGCGAGCTGTATCAACTGGTGCGCATGTACCGCATCCAGTTCTCCACCACGCCCAACCGCCCGCACCAGGCCTTTGCCGAACACCACCGAATTCTCGATGCCATCGCCGACCGTGACGGTGAACTGGCCGAGTTGTTGATGCGTCGTCACATCGGCGCTTCCAAACGCAACATCGCCCGTCATTACCAGGACGGCGCCAACCCGACAGCCAAACGAGGTGAGTCATGA
- the prpB gene encoding methylisocitrate lyase translates to MSSNKSTPGQRFRDAVASEHPLQVVGTINANHALLAKRAGFKAIYLSGGGVAAGSLGVPDLGITGLDDVLTDVRRITDVCDLPLLVDVDTGFGSSAFNVARTVKSMIKFGAAAIHIEDQVGAKRCGHRPNKEIVSQQEMVDRIKAAVDARTDDSFVIMARTDALAVEGLESALDRAAACIEAGADMVFPEAITELEMYKLFANRVKAPILANITEFGATPLYTTEQLAGADVSLVLYPLSAFRAMNKAAENVYTAIRRDGTQQNVIDTMQTRMELYDRIDYHTFEQKLDALFASKK, encoded by the coding sequence ATGAGTTCCAACAAGAGCACTCCAGGCCAGCGTTTCCGCGATGCGGTCGCCAGCGAGCATCCATTGCAGGTGGTCGGCACGATCAACGCCAACCACGCGCTGTTGGCCAAGCGTGCCGGTTTCAAAGCCATTTACCTGTCCGGTGGCGGCGTCGCTGCCGGCTCCCTCGGCGTACCGGACCTCGGTATCACCGGGCTGGATGACGTGCTGACCGACGTGCGTCGCATCACCGACGTCTGCGACCTGCCGCTGCTGGTGGACGTGGACACCGGTTTCGGTTCGTCGGCGTTCAACGTCGCCCGCACCGTCAAGTCGATGATCAAGTTCGGCGCCGCGGCGATCCACATCGAAGACCAGGTCGGCGCCAAGCGTTGCGGCCACCGTCCGAACAAGGAAATCGTCTCGCAGCAGGAAATGGTCGACCGCATCAAGGCGGCTGTCGATGCCCGTACCGATGACAGCTTCGTGATCATGGCGCGTACCGACGCCCTGGCGGTTGAAGGCCTGGAGTCTGCCCTGGATCGCGCTGCCGCGTGCATCGAGGCCGGCGCCGACATGGTGTTCCCGGAAGCCATCACTGAACTTGAAATGTACAAGCTGTTCGCCAACCGTGTGAAAGCGCCGATCCTGGCCAACATCACCGAATTCGGCGCCACCCCGCTGTACACCACCGAGCAACTGGCCGGCGCGGATGTATCGCTGGTGCTGTACCCGCTGTCGGCTTTCCGGGCGATGAACAAGGCGGCGGAAAACGTCTACACCGCCATTCGCCGCGACGGCACCCAGCAGAACGTGATCGACACCATGCAGACCCGCATGGAGCTTTACGATCGCATCGACTACCACACCTTCGAGCAGAAGCTTGATGCGTTGTTTGCTTCCAAGAAGTAA
- the prpC gene encoding 2-methylcitrate synthase, translating to MAEAKVLSGAGLRGQVAGQTALSTVGQAGAGLTYRGYDVRELAADAQFEEVAYLLLYGELPSKAQLAAYITKLSKLRDLPQALKEVLERIPADAHPMDVMRTGCSFLGNIEPENDFSEQRDKTDRLLAAFPAIMTYWYRFSHEGKRIECVSDEPSIGGHFLHLLHGKKPSELHVKVMNVSLILYAEHEFNASTFTARVCASTLSDLFSCVTAAIGSLRGPLHGGANEAAMEMIERFSSPEEAIKGTLGMLERKDKIMGFGHAIYKDSDPRNEVIKGWSKKLADEVGDKVLFPVSEAIDKTMWEQKKLFPNADFYHASAYHFMGIPTKLFTPIFVCSRLTGWAAHVFEQRANNRIIRPSAEYTGVEQRKFVPIEQR from the coding sequence ATGGCCGAAGCAAAAGTACTCAGTGGCGCCGGGCTCCGTGGCCAGGTTGCCGGGCAAACCGCCCTGTCCACCGTGGGCCAGGCAGGTGCTGGCCTGACCTATCGCGGCTACGACGTTCGCGAACTGGCGGCTGACGCACAATTCGAAGAAGTCGCTTACCTGCTGCTGTACGGCGAACTGCCGAGCAAGGCGCAACTGGCGGCCTACATCACCAAGCTCAGCAAGCTGCGCGACCTGCCGCAAGCCCTGAAGGAAGTGCTCGAACGCATTCCGGCTGACGCCCACCCGATGGACGTGATGCGCACCGGTTGCTCGTTCCTGGGCAACATCGAGCCGGAGAACGATTTCTCCGAGCAGCGCGACAAGACCGACCGCCTGCTGGCCGCCTTCCCGGCGATCATGACCTACTGGTATCGCTTCAGCCACGAAGGCAAACGCATCGAGTGCGTGAGCGACGAGCCGTCCATTGGTGGTCACTTCCTGCACCTGCTGCACGGCAAGAAGCCGAGCGAGCTGCACGTCAAGGTGATGAACGTTTCGCTGATCCTCTACGCCGAACACGAGTTCAACGCCTCGACCTTCACCGCCCGCGTCTGCGCCTCGACGCTGTCCGATCTGTTCTCCTGCGTCACCGCCGCCATCGGCTCGCTGCGCGGCCCGCTGCATGGCGGTGCCAACGAAGCGGCGATGGAAATGATCGAGCGCTTCTCGTCGCCGGAAGAGGCGATCAAGGGCACCCTCGGCATGCTCGAGCGCAAGGACAAGATCATGGGCTTCGGCCACGCGATCTACAAAGACAGCGATCCGCGTAACGAAGTGATCAAGGGCTGGTCGAAAAAGCTCGCTGACGAAGTGGGCGACAAGGTGCTGTTCCCGGTGTCCGAAGCCATCGACAAGACCATGTGGGAGCAGAAAAAACTGTTCCCGAACGCCGACTTCTACCATGCCTCGGCGTACCACTTCATGGGCATCCCGACCAAGTTGTTCACCCCGATCTTCGTCTGCTCGCGCCTGACCGGCTGGGCAGCCCACGTGTTCGAACAACGCGCCAACAACCGCATCATCCGCCCGAGCGCCGAATACACCGGCGTCGAACAGCGCAAGTTCGTGCCAATCGAACAACGCTGA